From Spirochaeta isovalerica, one genomic window encodes:
- a CDS encoding cupin domain-containing protein — protein MKAEDFFIGQAEMKIEFVEGDIERRIYTGDHIQVVEYRFPAGKTFPPHKHEREEQMGYLVSGKMGFNIGGIIQDLNPGEWYRAPAGVEHNAWTYEEPSVLLDLFSPPREDLK, from the coding sequence ATGAAAGCAGAAGATTTTTTTATCGGCCAGGCTGAAATGAAGATAGAATTTGTCGAAGGCGATATCGAACGGAGAATATACACGGGAGACCATATCCAGGTTGTAGAATACCGCTTTCCCGCCGGGAAAACCTTTCCACCCCACAAACACGAGAGAGAAGAACAGATGGGTTATCTGGTGAGCGGGAAAATGGGCTTCAATATCGGCGGAATCATTCAGGATCTCAATCCCGGCGAGTGGTACAGAGCCCCGGCAGGAGTGGAACACAATGCCTGGACTTATGAAGAGCCTTCAGTTCTCCTTGATCTCTTTTCCCCTCCCAGGGAGGATCTGAAATGA
- a CDS encoding TRAP transporter substrate-binding protein: protein MRKGTMIPAAIILFGVSVLFANGKTEADISDTPIVLRLAETHGADYPTTQGDYEFARLVEERSDGRIRILVYPDAQLGEEKAVIEQVQFGAIDFTRVSISPLAAFSENFNALQMPYLYRNADHMWKVLNSRLGDDFLGSLLPAGFVGLSWFDSGARSFYNSVRPIKSVEDFKGLKIRVQESSLMAGLVEALGAVATPMPFGLVYSAIQTGVIDGAENNWPSYFSTEHYEVARYFTIDEHTRVPEITIASKITMDRLSDEDQRLIMKAAKDSMAFQINAWKEYEKEAEAAIEANGNEIFYLEDNSSFQAAMQPLYDALSPDLQNIVKEIRDIK, encoded by the coding sequence ATGAGAAAAGGAACCATGATTCCGGCCGCGATCATTCTATTCGGGGTTTCGGTGTTGTTCGCAAACGGAAAAACAGAAGCTGATATCTCAGATACTCCCATCGTATTAAGGCTGGCTGAAACTCACGGCGCGGACTATCCTACGACACAAGGCGATTATGAATTTGCAAGGCTGGTTGAAGAACGGTCAGATGGCAGAATCCGTATCCTTGTTTACCCCGATGCGCAGTTGGGCGAAGAAAAAGCGGTTATAGAGCAGGTGCAGTTCGGCGCCATTGATTTTACCCGTGTCAGTATTTCTCCCCTGGCGGCATTTTCCGAAAATTTCAATGCCCTTCAGATGCCCTATCTTTACAGAAATGCCGACCATATGTGGAAAGTTCTGAACAGCAGGCTGGGCGACGATTTTCTGGGAAGTCTTCTGCCGGCCGGATTTGTCGGATTGAGCTGGTTTGATTCGGGAGCGAGAAGTTTTTACAACTCCGTAAGGCCTATAAAATCAGTAGAGGATTTTAAAGGTCTTAAGATCCGAGTCCAGGAAAGCTCCTTGATGGCCGGTCTCGTCGAAGCTCTGGGAGCCGTTGCGACCCCCATGCCTTTCGGACTTGTCTACAGCGCCATCCAGACCGGCGTTATCGACGGTGCCGAGAATAACTGGCCGAGCTATTTTTCAACGGAACACTATGAAGTGGCCCGGTATTTCACCATTGATGAACATACGAGAGTCCCTGAAATTACTATTGCCAGCAAAATCACTATGGACAGGTTATCCGATGAAGATCAGAGGCTGATTATGAAAGCGGCAAAAGACAGCATGGCTTTTCAGATCAATGCATGGAAAGAGTATGAGAAAGAAGCGGAAGCTGCCATAGAGGCCAATGGAAATGAAATCTTCTATCTCGAGGACAACAGTTCCTTTCAGGCGGCCATGCAGCCGCTATATGATGCTCTTTCTCCCGATCTCCAGAATATCGTTAAAGAGATCAGGGATATAAAATAA